Proteins from a genomic interval of Dehalococcoidales bacterium:
- a CDS encoding DUF2680 domain-containing protein, translating to MKKRFKVLGIGLGVAALLALTLGSTVFADAPEEVEPYAEGCYPGQGWHGELCSEAITDLLGLTHEEVWQQLQDGKSLVEIAAAQGVTEDELVGAITIAQREAVQSRVEAGVLTQEQANFMLQQMEQRIRVAVNTAGGFAGVNGHCGYGAAGTGLGYGMMHGWGNGTGTGYGMMGGWNNGTGYGGMMGGWGNGTGTGYGGMMNGRGLRFN from the coding sequence ATGAAGAAGAGGTTTAAGGTACTGGGAATCGGACTCGGCGTTGCCGCGCTGCTGGCTTTAACCCTGGGCAGCACGGTTTTCGCTGACGCTCCCGAAGAGGTGGAGCCGTATGCCGAAGGTTGTTACCCCGGTCAGGGCTGGCATGGTGAGCTTTGTTCCGAGGCAATCACCGACCTGCTGGGGCTGACCCACGAGGAGGTCTGGCAGCAGCTTCAGGATGGGAAGAGTCTGGTTGAGATTGCTGCGGCCCAGGGAGTGACTGAGGACGAACTGGTCGGGGCAATCACGATTGCTCAAAGAGAAGCTGTCCAGTCCCGCGTGGAAGCTGGTGTCCTCACGCAGGAACAGGCGAACTTCATGCTCCAGCAAATGGAGCAGAGGATCCGCGTGGCGGTTAACACCGCCGGCGGTTTTGCCGGTGTCAACGGACATTGCGGCTATGGCGCGGCCGGGACCGGCTTGGGCTACGGGATGATGCACGGCTGGGGTAATGGAACGGGCACCGGTTACGGCATGATGGGTGGCTGGAACAACGGCACTGGCTACGGCGGTATGATGGGTGGCTGGGGTAATGGAACTGGCACCGGCTACGGCGGTATGATGAACGGCCGCGGACTGAGATTTAACTAG
- a CDS encoding HAMP domain-containing protein: MRSLSWKLGVALLLMVVVSVGLMAYLTNRSTTREFQQYVSQGNLMYARMVADNLGEFYAGEQGWGDIQEVMATSLRSAGERILVADRSGVIMADTDRQWLGRQIQETGLSGGVVITASGEAVGELYLLVSGRQGMGMGHMGGAGAHMMPMMLGAEEDFLDRVNDSLWQAGLIAAGVALLVGLVLTRQITRPVRNLISGVRHIAGGELGYRVPVRSRDEIGELSD, from the coding sequence GTGCGTAGTCTGAGCTGGAAGCTGGGCGTCGCTCTGCTGCTGATGGTGGTGGTATCGGTAGGACTGATGGCGTACCTCACCAACCGCAGCACTACCCGTGAATTTCAACAGTATGTCTCGCAGGGTAACCTGATGTATGCCCGGATGGTTGCTGATAACCTCGGGGAGTTCTATGCAGGGGAACAGGGCTGGGGAGATATTCAGGAGGTCATGGCGACCTCGCTGAGGTCAGCCGGGGAACGGATACTGGTGGCTGACCGTTCCGGGGTGATTATGGCTGATACTGATAGACAATGGCTGGGTAGACAAATCCAGGAGACCGGTCTGAGCGGTGGCGTGGTGATAACCGCGTCCGGAGAGGCGGTGGGTGAACTGTACCTGCTGGTATCAGGCAGGCAGGGGATGGGGATGGGTCACATGGGCGGAGCAGGCGCTCACATGATGCCGATGATGCTCGGCGCCGAGGAGGACTTTTTAGACCGGGTCAATGACTCACTGTGGCAAGCCGGTCTGATTGCCGCCGGGGTAGCTTTACTGGTCGGACTGGTGCTTACCCGGCAGATTACCCGTCCTGTCCGTAACCTTATCTCCGGAGTGCGTCATATCGCCGGGGGCGAGCTTGGTTACCGTGTGCCGGTCAGGTCACGGGATGAAATCGGGGAACTGTCGGAC
- a CDS encoding thioredoxin domain-containing protein, which translates to MNIRNRLAREKSPYLRQHADNPVDWFPWGDEAFTKAREENRPVFLSIGYSTCHWCHVMAHESFEDAEVARLINETFVSVKIDREERPDIDKVYMAVCQMMTGSGGWPLTIIMTPDKEPFFAGTYIPRKTRFGRIGMLELVPRVRELWTERRSEVLSSTGQIMAALQRETSGMPGPEPGEPVLRLAYQQLAGRFDGQHGGFGAAPKFPSPHHLLFLLRYWKRSGDGNALFMAEKTLRAMRFGGIYDHVGFGFHRYSTDARWLVPHFEKMLYDQALLATAYLEAYQATGREEYAETAREIFSYVLRDMQSPEGGFYSAEDADSEGEEGKFYLWTRDEMGKLLSAAEAELAVKVFNVTAEGNFADEASGVKTGNNILYLARSVEEMAAEAGMGLTDFQERIDGIRQKLFAGRNQRVHPDKDDKILTDWNGLMIAALAKGARILDAPQYAAAARRAADFILNRLRSPDGRLLHRYRDGEAAVEGNLDDHAFLVYAMLEMYETSFEVGYLRSALEINRGMVQHFRDAAGGGFYFTADDAEGLLIRQKEIYDGAVPSGNSMAMLNLIRLGRLTADADLERKSAEIGAAFAGTVAEMPSAHTQLMVAVDFAAGPSYEVIIVGDPQGDDTGEILRALNRSFIPNKVVMLRPIGESAGIDSIVPFIRNYSGIKGMATVYVCRNYQCQLPATDTASMLELLGASR; encoded by the coding sequence ATGAATATTCGGAACAGGTTAGCGAGAGAGAAGAGTCCCTATTTGCGGCAACACGCGGATAATCCGGTGGACTGGTTCCCGTGGGGAGACGAGGCGTTTACTAAAGCCAGAGAGGAAAACAGGCCGGTCTTTCTCTCTATCGGCTACTCGACCTGCCACTGGTGCCACGTCATGGCTCACGAGTCCTTTGAGGATGCCGAAGTTGCCAGGTTGATTAACGAGACCTTCGTTTCGGTCAAGATAGACCGTGAGGAGCGCCCTGACATCGACAAGGTCTACATGGCAGTCTGCCAGATGATGACCGGCAGCGGGGGGTGGCCGCTGACCATTATCATGACGCCGGACAAGGAGCCGTTCTTTGCCGGTACCTATATCCCAAGAAAGACCCGTTTCGGGCGTATCGGAATGCTGGAACTGGTGCCGCGGGTCCGGGAACTCTGGACAGAGCGTCGCTCCGAGGTACTGAGTTCAACGGGTCAGATTATGGCGGCTCTGCAAAGGGAGACTTCAGGTATGCCGGGCCCGGAGCCGGGTGAGCCGGTATTGCGTCTGGCCTATCAGCAGCTGGCGGGGCGCTTTGATGGTCAGCATGGCGGTTTTGGAGCTGCCCCCAAATTCCCCAGCCCGCACCATCTGCTCTTTTTGTTGCGTTACTGGAAGCGTAGCGGTGACGGGAATGCCCTGTTCATGGCAGAGAAAACGCTCCGGGCGATGCGGTTTGGCGGTATTTATGACCATGTCGGTTTCGGTTTTCACCGCTACTCGACAGATGCGCGGTGGCTGGTGCCCCATTTTGAAAAGATGCTCTACGACCAGGCACTCCTGGCGACGGCTTACCTCGAGGCTTATCAGGCGACCGGACGGGAGGAATATGCTGAAACTGCCCGCGAGATATTCAGCTACGTTCTGCGTGATATGCAGTCGCCGGAAGGCGGATTTTACTCGGCCGAGGACGCTGATAGCGAGGGGGAAGAAGGCAAGTTCTATCTCTGGACGCGGGATGAAATGGGTAAGTTGCTGTCCGCCGCCGAAGCGGAGCTGGCGGTCAAGGTGTTTAATGTCACCGCAGAGGGGAACTTTGCCGACGAAGCGTCGGGAGTGAAAACGGGCAACAATATTCTGTACCTGGCCAGGTCTGTTGAGGAAATGGCTGCTGAAGCGGGGATGGGGTTGACAGACTTCCAGGAACGTATTGATGGTATAAGGCAGAAATTATTTGCCGGCCGCAATCAGAGGGTCCATCCGGACAAAGACGACAAGATATTAACCGACTGGAATGGTTTGATGATAGCCGCGCTGGCTAAGGGTGCCCGTATCCTGGACGCGCCGCAGTATGCCGCTGCTGCCCGGCGTGCCGCTGATTTTATTTTGAACCGCCTGCGCAGTCCTGACGGTCGGCTGCTGCACCGTTACCGGGATGGTGAGGCGGCGGTTGAAGGTAATCTGGACGATCATGCTTTCCTGGTTTACGCAATGCTGGAGATGTACGAGACCTCCTTTGAGGTTGGTTATCTCCGAAGCGCGCTCGAAATTAACCGGGGAATGGTGCAACATTTCCGGGACGCGGCTGGCGGCGGTTTTTATTTCACCGCCGATGATGCCGAGGGTCTCCTCATCCGCCAGAAGGAGATTTATGACGGGGCGGTCCCTTCAGGGAACTCAATGGCCATGTTGAACCTGATCCGCCTGGGACGGCTGACGGCTGATGCCGACCTTGAACGAAAGTCGGCTGAAATCGGCGCTGCCTTTGCCGGGACTGTCGCTGAAATGCCGTCGGCGCATACCCAGCTCATGGTTGCCGTTGACTTTGCCGCCGGACCATCTTATGAAGTGATTATTGTCGGCGATCCACAGGGAGATGATACCGGGGAGATCCTCCGAGCGCTGAACCGGAGCTTTATCCCCAACAAGGTGGTAATGCTGCGCCCGATTGGGGAGTCTGCCGGGATTGATAGTATCGTGCCGTTCATCAGGAACTATTCCGGCATTAAGGGCATGGCTACCGTCTATGTCTGCCGTAACTACCAGTGCCAGCTACCCGCCACGGATACAGCTTCCATGCTCGAGTTGCTCGGGGCGAGTCGGTAA
- a CDS encoding FecR domain-containing protein, which translates to MTDDIQKILDRCLARLSRGETVEQCLADYPRYRAKLEPRLRMALTVLSVPRVSPSEEFRQKSQARLMTRLRNEARDASREHRRIPGLSWLGHRFIARPLVPAIVIVLAALGFWLVSPLFSPEPVYAQEYTLSLLKGSAEVMPAGATAWEQGTDGVKLAAGTQVRTDAGSYALLTFFDGSTMKLEPDTEVTVRELEYLEQRSVRIAVEQKSGGTWNHVLAAGGESPYFAVEMPQVRVVARGTSFGTQVDESGRTRLSVTEGAIDVIGLDKELRLVAEQRIDIRQGATPSAIVPARAFQNELTVSTGIPGVSSVRDPNGASTGYLPSGLAFNQITGSKAALSPDRQQITVEEPAPGEYAVVVRAVSGEAVPLSIQVRRGGSVVFEHAETLKGVAGQGWVIHINLDAAEDSSLGGKVVSVVPLAGKAPETVVETEYARQRAVPIRPADPSSQGTIRMPELTPSPDGTTEAPTRPSLKPAPIRQTPEDNMTSDSGTTRPPDPAPAPDTGTTTEPAGPSPDDSTAEDGASNPDDQTLTPDTEPVPETRKPEPITDSEPSSGTERDDGGNITP; encoded by the coding sequence ATGACGGATGACATCCAGAAAATCCTTGATAGGTGTCTTGCCCGTCTCAGTCGTGGTGAGACGGTGGAGCAGTGTCTTGCCGATTATCCTCGATACAGAGCGAAGCTGGAACCGCGGCTGAGAATGGCGCTGACCGTCTTATCCGTCCCCAGGGTTTCTCCGTCCGAGGAGTTCCGGCAGAAGTCGCAGGCCCGCCTTATGACACGTCTCCGGAATGAAGCCAGGGATGCCAGCCGGGAACACCGCCGGATACCCGGCCTTTCCTGGCTCGGTCACAGATTTATCGCCAGACCCCTGGTTCCTGCGATAGTCATCGTTCTGGCGGCGCTTGGCTTCTGGCTGGTTTCCCCCTTATTTTCTCCTGAGCCGGTTTATGCCCAGGAGTATACGCTCAGCCTCTTGAAGGGCAGCGCCGAAGTAATGCCCGCCGGTGCTACCGCGTGGGAGCAGGGAACTGACGGTGTGAAGCTGGCGGCCGGTACCCAGGTAAGAACTGATGCCGGTTCTTATGCCCTGCTGACCTTCTTTGACGGCAGCACCATGAAGCTGGAGCCGGACACAGAGGTAACCGTCCGTGAACTGGAATACCTGGAACAGCGTTCGGTGCGTATCGCGGTGGAGCAGAAATCGGGGGGGACGTGGAACCATGTGCTGGCCGCAGGCGGAGAGAGTCCTTATTTCGCGGTAGAGATGCCTCAGGTCAGAGTGGTAGCCCGGGGGACTTCCTTCGGGACGCAGGTAGATGAGTCCGGCCGCACCAGGCTATCCGTGACCGAAGGGGCTATCGATGTCATCGGTCTTGATAAAGAGTTACGCCTGGTGGCTGAACAGCGCATCGATATACGGCAGGGGGCAACACCTTCCGCCATCGTGCCCGCGCGGGCGTTTCAGAACGAGCTAACCGTTTCAACTGGCATACCGGGAGTCAGCTCGGTCCGGGACCCGAATGGCGCGAGTACCGGCTACCTGCCCAGCGGCCTGGCTTTCAACCAGATTACCGGCTCAAAGGCTGCACTTTCCCCTGACCGGCAGCAAATTACGGTTGAGGAACCTGCCCCCGGCGAGTATGCGGTAGTGGTCAGGGCTGTCTCCGGGGAGGCTGTCCCGCTGAGCATCCAGGTGAGACGTGGCGGCAGCGTGGTCTTCGAGCACGCAGAAACCTTAAAAGGCGTCGCCGGACAGGGATGGGTTATCCACATCAACCTCGATGCCGCTGAAGACTCCTCACTCGGCGGCAAAGTCGTGTCAGTGGTACCGCTGGCCGGAAAAGCCCCGGAGACCGTTGTGGAGACTGAATACGCCAGACAGCGCGCGGTGCCGATTCGTCCCGCTGACCCATCCAGCCAGGGTACGATACGAATGCCCGAACTGACTCCGTCACCGGATGGGACTACGGAAGCTCCTACCAGACCATCGCTGAAACCAGCGCCAATCAGACAAACTCCAGAGGATAACATGACCAGCGATAGCGGCACCACCAGACCACCCGACCCTGCGCCTGCGCCGGATACCGGGACGACCACTGAACCGGCCGGACCATCGCCGGATGATAGTACGGCAGAAGATGGTGCCTCTAATCCAGATGACCAAACACTTACCCCGGACACCGAACCCGTTCCCGAGACCCGCAAACCGGAGCCGATAACGGACTCAGAACCGTCCAGCGGTACGGAACGTGATGACGGAGGAAACATCACGCCATGA
- a CDS encoding sigma-70 family RNA polymerase sigma factor: MAVPSDGPDISGILKRAIDGDVEAYGALYSIYLDRIYRYVFYQLGDRMMAEDVTEEVFVKAWKGIKSCRGKEETFSAWLYRIARNQAIDTIRRNHREVFLEGLDFTDDGDPTREVESVEEWQKVLDAVSDLPEAQKQIITLKFLNEADNNEIGRILGKRQGAVRALQMRALDSLRRRLDGGR; this comes from the coding sequence GTGGCAGTCCCTTCCGACGGACCCGACATCAGCGGAATTCTCAAGCGAGCGATTGATGGTGATGTGGAGGCTTATGGCGCACTCTATAGCATCTACCTTGATCGTATTTACCGCTACGTCTTCTACCAGCTTGGTGACAGGATGATGGCCGAAGATGTCACCGAAGAAGTCTTCGTCAAAGCCTGGAAGGGGATCAAGTCCTGCCGGGGGAAAGAGGAAACCTTCTCCGCCTGGCTGTATCGAATCGCTCGAAACCAGGCGATTGACACTATCCGCCGGAATCACAGAGAGGTATTCCTTGAAGGGTTAGATTTTACTGACGACGGAGATCCGACGCGAGAAGTAGAGTCCGTGGAGGAATGGCAGAAGGTACTGGACGCGGTTTCCGACCTGCCGGAAGCTCAGAAACAGATAATCACGCTCAAATTCCTGAATGAAGCGGACAATAATGAAATCGGTCGTATATTGGGGAAGCGCCAGGGAGCGGTTAGAGCGCTGCAAATGCGAGCCCTGGATAGCCTGCGGCGGAGGCTTGACGGTGGGAGGTAA
- a CDS encoding SET domain-containing protein, translating to MEGLEVRNSGRKGRGVFASRDFSEGELIETCHVILCPEQDTEHINRTFLYNYYFNWGPERNRVAVALGFGSLYNHSYHPNARYEKDLARNLVNFRCLKPITRGEEITVNYNENPSDKRPVWFLKRKSEKR from the coding sequence ATGGAAGGTTTGGAGGTCAGAAACTCAGGCCGTAAAGGAAGAGGGGTCTTTGCCAGCCGGGATTTCAGTGAAGGAGAGCTGATTGAAACGTGCCATGTCATCCTGTGCCCGGAGCAGGATACGGAGCACATCAACAGGACGTTTCTCTATAACTACTATTTCAACTGGGGACCGGAGCGGAACCGGGTAGCCGTTGCCCTCGGCTTTGGCTCTTTGTACAATCACTCTTATCACCCGAATGCCCGGTATGAAAAAGATCTAGCGAGAAATCTGGTAAATTTCCGGTGCCTGAAACCTATTACCAGAGGTGAAGAGATTACCGTAAATTACAACGAGAACCCCTCTGACAAGAGACCGGTCTGGTTTCTGAAGAGAAAGAGCGAAAAGAGATAG
- a CDS encoding TIGR01777 family oxidoreductase: MRILITGGSGLIGRALAAFLVPDYEVIILSRRPERVTGLPAGARAESWDGRTIDGWNSLADGADAIVNLAGENISSGRWTDARKHAILQSRMNAGQAVIEAVRVAVRKPRIVIQASGIGYYGSCSDEEITEETPPGHDFLARLAAGWEASSAPVEALGVRRAIIRTGVVLTRQGGALPRMLLPFRFFAGGRLGSGRQWFPWIHIADEVGAIRFLIENEAASGPFNLTAPVPLTNREFSRLLGQQIRRPAFVPVPALALRLLFGEMATALLDGQRAIPRHLSELGFEFRFPDAGSALEDLIR, from the coding sequence GTGCGTATCCTGATAACCGGTGGTAGCGGACTCATTGGTCGGGCACTTGCTGCCTTTCTGGTTCCCGACTACGAGGTTATAATTCTCAGCCGGCGGCCGGAGCGTGTTACCGGCTTACCGGCAGGAGCACGCGCGGAAAGTTGGGACGGCCGCACCATCGACGGATGGAACTCCCTGGCTGATGGCGCCGATGCCATCGTTAACCTTGCCGGTGAGAACATCAGCTCAGGCCGCTGGACTGATGCGCGCAAGCACGCAATTTTACAGAGCCGCATGAACGCGGGACAGGCCGTTATCGAGGCCGTGAGAGTGGCCGTCCGTAAACCTCGTATCGTCATTCAGGCTTCGGGTATCGGTTACTATGGTTCCTGTAGCGATGAAGAAATTACAGAAGAGACGCCGCCGGGACATGATTTTCTGGCACGGCTTGCCGCAGGCTGGGAGGCTTCATCGGCTCCGGTGGAAGCGCTGGGGGTGCGGCGGGCGATTATTCGCACGGGAGTAGTCCTCACCAGGCAAGGCGGCGCTTTACCCCGGATGCTTCTGCCGTTTCGTTTCTTCGCTGGCGGTCGTCTGGGCAGCGGACGGCAGTGGTTTCCCTGGATTCATATCGCTGATGAAGTTGGCGCAATCCGCTTCCTTATAGAAAACGAAGCTGCCAGCGGTCCGTTCAATTTGACCGCGCCGGTTCCACTCACTAACAGGGAATTCAGCCGCCTGCTGGGGCAACAGATCAGGCGACCAGCGTTCGTTCCGGTACCTGCTCTAGCCTTGCGCCTGCTCTTCGGTGAGATGGCGACCGCTCTGCTGGACGGGCAGCGAGCTATTCCGCGGCACCTGTCAGAGCTGGGATTTGAATTCCGGTTCCCGGACGCCGGTTCGGCGCTGGAGGACCTCATCAGATGA
- a CDS encoding response regulator transcription factor: MKKILVVDDEKKIVEIVKAYLEKEGYKVMAAYDGKSALESARRDLPDLIILDLMLPEVSGWDVCRELRRESDVPVIMLTARDDITDKVIGLELGADDYITKPFDPKEVISRVRAVLRRSEGKVVSGTALQVGDITVDVDRRLVRRADQPVELTPIEFDLLKMMAGSPGRVYSRMQLLDGVKGDAYEGYERTVDSHIKNLRKKLEPDPEHPRYIKTVYGVGYKLEEQRSA; the protein is encoded by the coding sequence GTGAAAAAAATACTGGTCGTTGATGACGAGAAAAAGATAGTTGAAATCGTCAAAGCCTATCTGGAAAAAGAGGGTTATAAAGTCATGGCTGCCTATGATGGTAAGTCTGCCCTGGAATCCGCCCGCCGTGACCTGCCTGACCTGATTATTCTTGACCTGATGCTCCCCGAGGTCTCGGGGTGGGATGTCTGCCGTGAGCTGCGCCGCGAATCGGATGTCCCGGTTATCATGCTCACCGCCCGTGACGATATTACTGATAAGGTCATTGGACTGGAGCTTGGAGCCGATGACTACATCACCAAGCCATTTGACCCCAAGGAAGTCATCTCCCGTGTCAGGGCGGTACTGCGCCGGAGCGAAGGCAAAGTAGTCTCCGGTACTGCTCTCCAGGTTGGGGACATCACTGTTGATGTGGACAGGCGTCTGGTGCGCCGCGCCGATCAGCCTGTGGAGCTTACCCCTATCGAGTTTGACCTGCTAAAGATGATGGCGGGAAGCCCGGGGCGGGTTTACAGCCGGATGCAGCTTCTGGACGGTGTAAAGGGCGATGCTTATGAAGGCTATGAGCGTACCGTCGACAGCCATATCAAGAACCTGCGCAAGAAGCTGGAGCCGGACCCGGAGCACCCTCGTTATATCAAGACCGTATATGGGGTCGGTTATAAGCTGGAGGAGCAACGAAGTGCGTAG
- a CDS encoding DinB family protein, with translation MDGKEILVNGYEDVQGALESTLDGLTAEEMDWQPRPDCNSIGWTAWHLIRVEDSQIASLMGEEQLWTKGGWHGRFNRPADAEDSGFGHTPEEVAQFKSPAVQVFIDYGKAVSERTRQYLLGMSATDLERPIGEYWEGTPVQTGWRLLSVLEDCLEHAGQMAYVRGLRQGKGWQPY, from the coding sequence ATGGACGGGAAAGAAATACTGGTTAACGGGTACGAGGATGTACAGGGAGCGCTGGAAAGTACGCTCGACGGGCTCACGGCTGAAGAGATGGACTGGCAACCCAGACCTGACTGCAACAGCATCGGTTGGACTGCCTGGCACCTGATACGCGTGGAGGATAGTCAGATTGCCTCCCTGATGGGGGAGGAGCAGCTCTGGACGAAGGGCGGATGGCATGGCCGGTTCAACCGGCCGGCTGACGCCGAAGACAGCGGATTCGGCCACACCCCGGAGGAGGTAGCCCAATTCAAATCTCCCGCTGTACAGGTATTTATTGACTACGGCAAGGCGGTATCTGAGCGTACCCGGCAATACCTCCTCGGTATGTCAGCAACCGACCTGGAGCGGCCGATAGGCGAGTACTGGGAGGGAACACCCGTTCAGACAGGCTGGCGTCTGCTCAGCGTCCTGGAAGACTGCCTGGAACACGCCGGACAGATGGCTTACGTGCGCGGTCTCCGTCAGGGTAAAGGGTGGCAGCCGTACTGA
- the rsgA gene encoding ribosome small subunit-dependent GTPase A yields MANLTLSIETIYNYDDMNVSSSKYLMQLGWDSFFEKEFQLTGLADSIPARIASESKGSYQVYSQYGELTAKISGRLRYRAGTEKQYPAVGDWVVVKPKIEERKCIIQALLPRKSKFSRKVAGELTEEQIVSANVDTVFIVNGLDGGRNFNLRRIERYLALAWGSGAVPVIVLNKVDLCPDADTFIRNVEAIAPGVFVHPVSAKKRIGLDMLKNYLIEGRTVAFLGSSGVGKSALINALLGVEKQKIGEVRDDDRMGRHTTTRRELIILPGGGMVIDTPGMREIQMWASEEDLQGTFHDIEMLSKSCRFSDCTHKAESGCAVKEAVERGDLDPARLDNYRKLQNELNYLASREEGSTRLREKAKWKKISQWAKEIRDK; encoded by the coding sequence ATGGCTAATTTAACCTTAAGTATTGAAACGATATATAATTATGACGATATGAACGTCAGCTCATCAAAGTATTTGATGCAGTTAGGGTGGGACTCCTTTTTCGAGAAAGAGTTTCAGCTAACTGGCCTTGCTGATTCTATTCCGGCTAGAATTGCTTCCGAGTCCAAAGGTTCTTATCAAGTATATAGTCAATATGGTGAATTAACCGCTAAGATCTCGGGCAGACTGCGATACCGTGCCGGGACAGAAAAACAGTATCCAGCTGTAGGCGATTGGGTAGTTGTGAAACCGAAGATCGAAGAGCGGAAGTGTATAATTCAAGCCCTGCTACCAAGGAAGAGTAAGTTTTCCAGGAAGGTCGCCGGGGAACTAACGGAGGAACAAATAGTATCTGCTAATGTGGATACCGTTTTCATCGTAAACGGTCTGGACGGTGGTAGAAATTTCAACCTTCGCAGGATTGAGCGTTACCTGGCGCTCGCCTGGGGCAGTGGGGCTGTACCCGTTATTGTTCTGAATAAAGTAGATCTGTGCCCGGATGCCGATACATTTATTCGGAACGTCGAAGCTATCGCCCCGGGCGTATTCGTTCACCCTGTGAGTGCCAAGAAACGGATTGGACTGGATATGCTGAAGAATTACTTGATCGAAGGGCGTACAGTTGCCTTTCTGGGATCTTCTGGAGTCGGGAAGTCCGCTCTTATCAACGCTTTGCTTGGTGTTGAGAAGCAGAAAATAGGCGAAGTGCGAGACGATGACCGGATGGGCAGACATACTACAACCAGACGTGAGCTCATCATTCTTCCTGGCGGTGGAATGGTGATCGACACACCGGGAATGAGGGAGATCCAGATGTGGGCTAGTGAAGAAGACCTCCAGGGAACATTTCATGACATTGAAATGCTATCCAAAAGCTGTCGTTTTAGCGATTGCACTCACAAAGCGGAGTCGGGCTGTGCAGTGAAAGAAGCTGTCGAACGCGGTGACCTTGATCCAGCCAGGTTAGATAATTATCGGAAGCTGCAAAACGAGCTGAATTATCTGGCTTCAAGAGAGGAAGGCAGCACCCGGCTCCGTGAAAAGGCAAAGTGGAAGAAGATCTCCCAATGGGCAAAAGAAATACGAGACAAATAA